In a single window of the Rhodamnia argentea isolate NSW1041297 chromosome 2, ASM2092103v1, whole genome shotgun sequence genome:
- the LOC115751480 gene encoding 2,3-bisphosphoglycerate-dependent phosphoglycerate mutase 1-like isoform X2, translated as MDAAVCNPFLGTSSSRCYVSSRPCVCPDLRGSSMRLSSEFFKVEIGRSERSLFQSSGKKPSPIIALASQTSVSDPFSTSSKNNYSDSSKKSNEAALILIRHGESLWNEKNLFTGSVDVPLTKKGVEEAIEAGKRISNIPVDMIYTSSLIRAQMTAMLAMTQHRQRKVPIILHDENERARTWSRIYSEETKKQSIPVITDWQLNERMYGELQGLNKQETAERYGKEQVHEWRRSYDIPPPNGESLEMCAQRAVMYFRNEIEPQLFAGKNVMIAAHGNSLRSIIMCLDKLTSQEVISLELSTGIPLLYIFKEGRYVRRGSPVGPTEAGVYAYTRTLAQYRQNLDEMSY; from the exons ATGGATGCTGCTGTCTGTAATCCATTTCTTGGAACTTCTTCTTCTCGTTGTTATGTAAGTAGCAGACCCTGCGTCTGTCCGGATTTGAGGGGCAGCTCAATGAGATTATCTTCGGAATTTTTCAAGGTTGAGATTGGCAGGTCGGAAAGAAGTCTTTTCCAATCTAGCGGAAAGAAACCCAGTCCCATCATAGCTTTAGCTTCTCAAACATCAGTTTCTGATCCATTTTCCACATCTTCAAAGAACAATTACAGTGACTCATCAAAGAAATCAA ATGAAGCAGCATTGATCCTAATTCGACATGGGGAGTCCCTATGGAATGAAAAGAACCTATTTACGGGTAGTGTTGATGTGCCACTTACCAAGAAGGGTGTGGAAGAGGCGATTGAAGCAGGTAAGAGGATCAGCAACATACCTGTTGACATGATATATACGTCATCATTAATCCGTGCACAGATGACTGCAATGCTTGCCATGACTCAGCACCGCCAACGGAAG GTGCCAATCATATTGCATGATGAGAATGAGAGGGCAAGAACATGGAGTCGTATTTACAGTGAAGAGACCAAAAAGCAATCCATTCCAGTTATAACAGATTGGCAATTGAATGAGAGAAT GTATGGTGAGTTGCAAGGTCTCAATAAACAGGAAACAGCAGAGAGATATGGGAAGGAACAAGTTCATGAGTGGCGGCGAAGTTATGACATTCCCCCACCTAATGGGGAGAGCTTGGAAATGTGCGCTCAAAGAGCTGTCATGTATTTCCGCAATGAG ATTGAACCTCAACTTTTTGCTGGAAAAAATGTGATGATTGCAGCCCATGGCAATTCACTGAGATCCATCATCATGTGTCTGGACAAATTAACTTCTCAAGAG GTTATAAGTTTGGAGCTGTCAACTGGAATTCCGCTACTGTACATTTTCAAAGAGGGAAGATACGTAAGGAGAGGTAGTCCAGTGGGACCTACTGAAGCTGGTGTCTATGCTTATACTAGG ACATTGGCTCAGTACAGGCAGAACTTGGATGAGATGTCATATTAA
- the LOC115751480 gene encoding 2,3-bisphosphoglycerate-dependent phosphoglycerate mutase 1-like isoform X1, producing the protein MVCGSSWNSRMDAAVCNPFLGTSSSRCYVSSRPCVCPDLRGSSMRLSSEFFKVEIGRSERSLFQSSGKKPSPIIALASQTSVSDPFSTSSKNNYSDSSKKSNEAALILIRHGESLWNEKNLFTGSVDVPLTKKGVEEAIEAGKRISNIPVDMIYTSSLIRAQMTAMLAMTQHRQRKVPIILHDENERARTWSRIYSEETKKQSIPVITDWQLNERMYGELQGLNKQETAERYGKEQVHEWRRSYDIPPPNGESLEMCAQRAVMYFRNEIEPQLFAGKNVMIAAHGNSLRSIIMCLDKLTSQEVISLELSTGIPLLYIFKEGRYVRRGSPVGPTEAGVYAYTRTLAQYRQNLDEMSY; encoded by the exons ATGGTATGCGGTTCATCTTGGAACTCCAGAATGGATGCTGCTGTCTGTAATCCATTTCTTGGAACTTCTTCTTCTCGTTGTTATGTAAGTAGCAGACCCTGCGTCTGTCCGGATTTGAGGGGCAGCTCAATGAGATTATCTTCGGAATTTTTCAAGGTTGAGATTGGCAGGTCGGAAAGAAGTCTTTTCCAATCTAGCGGAAAGAAACCCAGTCCCATCATAGCTTTAGCTTCTCAAACATCAGTTTCTGATCCATTTTCCACATCTTCAAAGAACAATTACAGTGACTCATCAAAGAAATCAA ATGAAGCAGCATTGATCCTAATTCGACATGGGGAGTCCCTATGGAATGAAAAGAACCTATTTACGGGTAGTGTTGATGTGCCACTTACCAAGAAGGGTGTGGAAGAGGCGATTGAAGCAGGTAAGAGGATCAGCAACATACCTGTTGACATGATATATACGTCATCATTAATCCGTGCACAGATGACTGCAATGCTTGCCATGACTCAGCACCGCCAACGGAAG GTGCCAATCATATTGCATGATGAGAATGAGAGGGCAAGAACATGGAGTCGTATTTACAGTGAAGAGACCAAAAAGCAATCCATTCCAGTTATAACAGATTGGCAATTGAATGAGAGAAT GTATGGTGAGTTGCAAGGTCTCAATAAACAGGAAACAGCAGAGAGATATGGGAAGGAACAAGTTCATGAGTGGCGGCGAAGTTATGACATTCCCCCACCTAATGGGGAGAGCTTGGAAATGTGCGCTCAAAGAGCTGTCATGTATTTCCGCAATGAG ATTGAACCTCAACTTTTTGCTGGAAAAAATGTGATGATTGCAGCCCATGGCAATTCACTGAGATCCATCATCATGTGTCTGGACAAATTAACTTCTCAAGAG GTTATAAGTTTGGAGCTGTCAACTGGAATTCCGCTACTGTACATTTTCAAAGAGGGAAGATACGTAAGGAGAGGTAGTCCAGTGGGACCTACTGAAGCTGGTGTCTATGCTTATACTAGG ACATTGGCTCAGTACAGGCAGAACTTGGATGAGATGTCATATTAA